A DNA window from Arachis duranensis cultivar V14167 chromosome 3, aradu.V14167.gnm2.J7QH, whole genome shotgun sequence contains the following coding sequences:
- the LOC107477915 gene encoding cytochrome b6-f complex iron-sulfur subunit, chloroplastic, whose protein sequence is MASSTLSPSQLCSGKRGIFSPSEAVAVKGARRQTVGNGKAKGKGVRITCQAGSIPADRVPDMGKRQLMNLLLLGAISLPTAGMLVPYATFFAPPGSGSSSGGTVAKDAVGNDVVAELWLKAHGPGDRTLTQGLKGDPTYLVVEKDRTLATYGINAVCTHLGCVVPWNAAENKFICPCHGSQYNDQGRVVRGPAPLSLALAHCDVDTGKVVFVPWVETDFRTGDAPWWA, encoded by the exons ATGGCTTCCAGCACTCTATCCCCTTCTCAATTGTGTTCAGGGAAGAGAGGGATATTTAGCCCCTCAGAAGCAGTTGCTGTGAAGGGTGCGAGGAGGCAAACGGTTGGAAATGGGAAGGCGAAGGGGAAGGGAGTGAGAATCACATGCCAGGCTGGAAGCATTCCGGCAGATAGGGTGCCTGACATGGGGAAGAGGCAGCTGATGAATTTGTTGCTTCTTGGTGCCATCTCACTCCCCACTGCTGGCATGCTTGTTCCATATGCTACTTTCTTTGCCCCTCCAGGGTCTGGATCCTCTTCTGGTGGAACTGTTGCTAAGGATGCCGTTGGAAATGATGTTGTTGCTGAACTATGGCTCAAGGCTCATGGACCTGGTGACCGCACCCTAAcacaaggattgaagggagATCCTACCTACCTTGTGGTGGAGAAAGATAGAACCCTTGCAACATATGGGATTAACGCCGTCTGCACTCACCTTGGCTGTGTTGTGCCATGGAATGCAGCTGAGAACAAGTTCATTTGCCCTTGCCATGGATCGCAGTACAATGACCAAGGAAGAGTTGTCAGAGGACCTGCCCCCCTG TCTCTGGCACTAGCACATTGTGATGTAGATACTGGCAAGGTGGTGTTTGTTCCTTGGGTCGAAACAGATTTCAGAACCGGTGATGCTCCATGGTGGGCTTAA
- the LOC107477982 gene encoding equilibrative nucleotide transporter 3-like, whose product MVTADDPPTRLQGKYTAIAVCWFLGNGCLFAWNSMLTIVDYYSILFPRYHPSRVLTLVYQPFAVGTIATLAYNEERINTRFRNLFGYILFFLATLLVLVIDLATSGRGGIGTFIGICAVSGAFGIADAHVQGGMVGDLSFMHPELLQSFLAGGAASGALTSALRLVTKAAFENSKDGLRKGALLFFGITTFFELLCVILYAFVFPKVPIVKYYRSKAASEGAKTVSADLAAAGIQTSSDNEDVKKQERKGKKQLLMENIDYAIDLFLIYSLTLSIFPGFLSEDTGKHSLGAWYALVLIAMYNVCDLIGRYIPLVKCIKMESRKLLTTTIVCRILLIPAFYFTAKYGDQGWMMLLTSFLGLSNGYLTVCVLTSAPKGYKGPEQNALGNILVSFLLAGIFAGVTLDWLWLIGKGW is encoded by the exons ATGGTTACCGCAGACGATCCTCCAACAAGACTTcag GGAAAGTATACAGCAATAGCAGTGTGTTGGTTTCTTGGAAATGGATGTCTTTTCGCATGGAACAGTATGCTGACAATAGTAGATTACTACAGTATCTTGTTTCCG AGATACCACCCTTCAAGAGTTCTTACTCTTGTATACCAGCCATTTGCAGTTGGAACGATTGCAACACTTGCCTACAACGAAGAAAGAATAAACACAAGATTTCGGAACCTATTTGGAtacattcttttcttcttagcCACTCTTTTGGTGTTAGTT ATAGATTTAGCAACATCTGGTAGAGGAGGAATTGGAACTTTCATTGGTATATGTGCAGTAAGTGGTGCATTTGGAATAGCAGATGCTCATGTCCAAGGTGGAATGGTGGGAGACCTTTCATTTATGCATCCTGAATTGCTTCAG TCTTTCCTTGCTGGTGGAGCAGCATCAGGTGCATTAACTTCTGCTTTGAGGTTAGTTACAAAAGCTGCATTTGAGAACTCCAAAGATGGTCTTCGCAAAGGAGCAC TTCTGTTCTTTGGCATAACAACATTCTTTGAGCTTCTTTGTGTCATTCTCTATGCATTTGTGTTTCCCAAAGTACCAATTGTGAAGTATTACCGATCAAAAGCAGCATCAGAAGGAGCAAAAACTGTTTCAGCTGATCTTGCAGCCGCTGGCATCCAAACCTCATCT gaCAATGAAGATGTAAAGAAACAAGAGCGCAAAGGGAAGAAGCAATTGTTAATGGAGAACATTGATTATGCAATTGATTTGTTCCTCATATATTCTCTAACACTGTCTATCTTCCCTGGATTCTTGTCAGAAGACACTGGAAAACATAGTTTGGGCGCTTG GTATGCTCTTGTTTTGATTGCCATGTACAATGTGTGTGACTTAATCGGAAGATACATTCCCCTAGTGAAATGCATTAAAATGGAGTCTCGAAAGTTGCTCACAACAACAATAGTTTGTCGTATCTTACTTATACCGGCATTTTATTTCACTGCAAAGTATGGTGACCAAGGTTGGATGATGTTGTTGACATCTTTCTTGGGATTATCAAATGGTTATCTCACTGTCTGTGTTCTTACCAGTGCAC